A stretch of the Capsicum annuum cultivar UCD-10X-F1 chromosome 8, UCD10Xv1.1, whole genome shotgun sequence genome encodes the following:
- the LOC107839466 gene encoding uncharacterized protein LOC107839466, giving the protein MRDFPSCFGETGVQVADFSSSSGNKAAQNLVTCVYQCKLRGKSCLLNVTWGKNLMGQGLTVGIDDNTNQCLCKVDIKPWLFSKKKGSKTLEAYSRKIDVYWDLSSAKFGSGPEPLEGFYVCVVSERQMILLLGDKKKEAIKKTSATPAASGAVFVAKKEHIFGKKVFATKAQFCDNGRVHDLVIECDTSGTSDPCLVIRVDSKPMLQVKRLRWKFRGNHTILVDGLAVELFYDVHNWLFGTSIGSAVFMFKTNISAEKLWATQPICDPQTLNWSWSQRFREAQSHNLGFSLFLYAWKNE; this is encoded by the coding sequence ATGAGGGATTTTCCTTCTTGTTTTGGGGAAACTGGGGTTCAAGTAGCTGATTTTTCATCATCAAGTGGTAATAAGGCTGCTCAGAATTTGGTGACTTGTGTTTATCAGTGTAAGTTGCGTGGGAAATCTTGTTTGCTTAATGTTACCTGGGGTAAGAATTTGATGGGGCAAGGTCTTACTGTTGGGATTGATGATAATACAAATCAGTGTCTTTGTAAGGTTGATATTAAGCCCTGGTTGTTCTCTAAGAAGAAAGGGTCAAAGACTTTAGAAGCATATTCTAGGAAAATTGATGTATATTGGGACCTGTCCTCAGCGAAGTTTGGATCTGGTCCAGAGCCATTGGAAGGATTCTATGTGTGTGTGGTTTCCGAAAGGCAAATGATTTTGCTCCTTGGTGATAAGAAAAAAGAAGCTATCAAGAAAACAAGTGCCACTCCTGCTGCTTCTGGTGCTGTTTTTGTTGCTAAGAAGGAACATATATTTGGCAAGAAGGTATTTGCCACTAAGGCTCAGTTTTGTGATAATGGCCGAGTCCATGATCTCGTGATTGAATGTGATACAAGTGGCACCAGCGACCCATGCCTTGTCATCCGCGTGGACAGTAAGCCAATGTTGCAGGTAAAGAGGCTAAGGTGGAAGTTCCGCGGTAACCATACCATTTTGGTTGATGGCCTTGCTGTAGAACTGTTTTATGATGTCCATAACTGGCTTTTTGGCACATCCATTGGAAGTGCCGTCTTCATGTTCAAGACCAACATTTCAGCTGAGAAATTATGGGCAACACAGCCCATCTGCGATCCCCAAACACTAAATTGGTCTTGGTCACAGAGATTCAGAGAGGCCCAGTCGCATAATCTTGGTTTCTCACTCTTTTTATATGCTTGGAAAAATGAATAG